CGAGATCCAGTCGGGTCGCGACGTCAGCAAGATGATCAATATCAAGACCGAAGCATTCAAGAGCCCATGGGGCCCGCTGGGCATGGTGGTTGAAGGCAAATCCTACTGGTTCCGCTTGCCAGCCAAGCGCCACACCATGGATTCCGAATTCGACATCAAAAACATCAAGAGCCTGCCTGACGTTGAAATCGCCTATGGCTATGGCAACGTGAGCGACACTGCGGCCAAAGCCCTGGCCCAAGCTGGCGCGAAAGCCATCATCCATGCCGGCACCGGTAATGGCTCGGTGTCTTCCAAGGTGGTCCCTGCCCTGCAGGAACTGCGCAAGCAAGGCGTTCAGATCATCCGTTCTTCCCACGTGAATGCCGGTGGTTTCGTTCTGCGTAACGCCGAACAACCAGACGACAAGTATGACTGGGTGGCTGCACACGACCTGAACCCACAGAAAGCCCGCATCCTGGCGATGGTTGCCCTGACCAAGACCCAGGACAGCAAAGAGCTGCAACGGATGTTCTGGGAATATTGATTCCCGGTAACACCTCGGCAGGGGCGGTTCTATCCGCTCCTGCCTCTCCCCCCTCGATTAAAACTCCTTCGCCCTACACCAAATTACTCAATTTGCTGTCAGACGGACTTCTTGAAATTTAAGCAGTTGCGAAATTGCCTACAGTTAAATACTGTATGTGCGTACAGCTTATTAAGGAATACTCCGTGGCAAAGTCCTCTTCCGTAGCGCCAACCCCGCCCGATGCCTACGCACGCCTCGCCGTTCGCGTGCAAAAGATCATCAATTCGACCAATGCCCAGAAAGCCAAGGCGGCTTTGATCTTCCGTTTGCCGGACGAACCTGAAGATGAATGGGCGCGTTTGCTGGAAGAAATCGCGGAAAATGACAACGTCACCCTCGCTTATCGCGACGACGGCGGTGTGCAGATTTTCTGGGTTGTGCCGAAGGAAGATTGATTCAATGAGTGTCCGTTTTATCGCGGTGTGTTGCCTGTTTTTTGCCGTCACCGCTCACGCCCAGGCGCCCCGAACTTTCAGCGAAGCCAAGAAAGTCGCCTGGAAGCTCTACGCCCCACAATCCACCGAGTTCTATTGCGGCTGCAAGTACACCGGCAACCGGGTGGATTTGAAAGCTTGCGGCTATATTCCACGCAAAAATGCCAACCGCGCCGCACGCATTGAATGGGAACACATCGTTCCAGCGTGGCAGATCGGCCATCAACGCCAGTGCTGGCAAGAGGGAGGGCGTAAGAACTGCACACGCCATGACGACGTGTTCAAGCGCGCCGAAGCCGACTTGCACAACCTGGTGCCAAGCATTGGCGAGGTCAATGGCGACCGCAATAACTTCAGTTTTGGTTGGTTGCCGGTGCAAAGCGGGCAGTACGGCTCTTGCCTGACCCAGGTGGACTTCAAGGCCAAGAAGGTCATGCCGCGTCCGTCCATCCGGGGCATGATCGCACGCACGTATTTCTACATGAGCAAGCAGTACGGCTTGCGCCTGTCAAAACAGGACCGCCAACTGTACGAAGCCTGGAACAAGACCTACCCGGTGCAAACCTGGGAGCGTCAACGCAACCAGACCGTGGCGTGTGTGATGGGGCGCGGCAATGAGTTTGTCGGCCCGGTGAACCTGAAAGCCTGCGGTTGAATGTGGGCGGGGCGCCCGCCCACTCTGCCTTTACTGGGCGGCGTTGTGCTCAATGATTTCTG
The genomic region above belongs to Pseudomonas azotoformans and contains:
- a CDS encoding DUF1654 domain-containing protein, whose amino-acid sequence is MAKSSSVAPTPPDAYARLAVRVQKIINSTNAQKAKAALIFRLPDEPEDEWARLLEEIAENDNVTLAYRDDGGVQIFWVVPKED
- a CDS encoding endonuclease — encoded protein: MSVRFIAVCCLFFAVTAHAQAPRTFSEAKKVAWKLYAPQSTEFYCGCKYTGNRVDLKACGYIPRKNANRAARIEWEHIVPAWQIGHQRQCWQEGGRKNCTRHDDVFKRAEADLHNLVPSIGEVNGDRNNFSFGWLPVQSGQYGSCLTQVDFKAKKVMPRPSIRGMIARTYFYMSKQYGLRLSKQDRQLYEAWNKTYPVQTWERQRNQTVACVMGRGNEFVGPVNLKACG